In Nicotiana tabacum cultivar K326 chromosome 11, ASM71507v2, whole genome shotgun sequence, a single window of DNA contains:
- the LOC107779697 gene encoding uncharacterized protein LOC107779697, producing the protein MEDQCSPLSWPYNYFLEEGIEELKHSLVYTTLELENTVISAHEELARKDEEILHLKDLLTRVVKERDEAQGKCQRLGMEKILLQQQLLQQQQQQVQFQFQFQKQQNLVIESAPISSGTTSHDQENDQILKGVVDSNNNNNNIGLSNSSDCDEINVVVSPPLVQDLMEKIVLKKPLPEKGKFLQAVMEAGPLLQTLLLAGPLPQWQHPPPQLNSIDIPPVTITSPTPRLLHQDSALSSTGAACASAGACFGKKRDVGADTSPQAISKYQKVVHQSSLTNM; encoded by the exons atggaAGATCAATGTAGCCCTCTTAGCTGGCCTTATAACTACTTCCTTGAAGAG GGAATAGAGGAATTGAAGCATTCTTTGGTGTACACAACATTGGAATTGGAAAACACTGTCATTTCTGCACATGAGGAACTTGCTAGGAAAGATGAGGAGATTTTGCACCTCAAGGATCTTTTGACTAGAGTTGTGAAAGAAAGAGATGAAGCTCAAGGCAAATGTCAAAGGCTTGGAATGGAGAAAATCTTACTCCAACAACAATtactccaacaacaacaacaacaagtacaatTCCAATTCCAATTCCAAAAGCAACAAAATCTTGTTATAGAAAGTGCACCTATTTCTAGTGGCACAACAAGTCATGATCAAGAAAATGACCAAATTTTGAAAGGAGTAGTTGactctaacaacaacaacaacaacattggGCTTTCTAATTCCTCAGATTGTGATGAAATCAATGTTGTTGTTTCTCCTCCATTAGTCCAAGATTTAATGGAAAAAATTGTTCTCAAGAAACCATTGCCAGAAAAAGGGAAATTTTTGCAAGCTGTAATGGAAGCAGGGCCATTACTACAAACACTTCTTTTAGCTGGTCCACTTCCTCAATGGCAACATCCACCACCACAACTCAATTCCATTGACATTCCTCCTGTCACTATTACCTCCCCTACGCCGCGGCTACTCCACCAGGACTCCGCCCTGAGTAGCACCGGCGCTGCCTGTGCCAGCGCCGGAGCATGTTTTGGGAAGAAAAGGGATGTTGGCGCTGATACTTCTCCACAGGCAATTTCCAAGTATCAAAAAGTTGTTCACCAGTCATCATTGACCAACATGtag
- the LOC107779698 gene encoding uncharacterized protein LOC107779698 — translation MSGETTTAAASTISSAGDQESEPSTTPNKPHITWSDSYTKAHVAIQSLASIIPFIPPSLSSSETPAFCLLHDSETAAQISKILRQPDSGSGDNNLCRWLYDTFQSSEPELHLIVLRFLPIVAGVYLSRVNLHKPLAGFEAVLLALYAHETSSRNGQAITVNIPDISHSSIYHETNKVAKNSATELNLAVISPSLEPYGTVRSMKRARIVGVALELYYSKIPQIPVESKLDFCEFCKILSGQYGENDENGDVKKRINLPWELFQPVLRILGHCLMGYKKNEKLKEAAIGACNCLYERALHDLNTKAMLATGSLIKLAKLDLESEDVDYTEIVESNTITL, via the coding sequence ATGTCCGGCGAAACCACCACCGCCGCCGCCTCCACCATATCCTCCGCCGGCGATCAAGAATCAGAACCATCCACCACCCCAAACAAACCACACATTACATGGTCCGATTCCTACACAAAAGCCCACGTCGCAATCCAATCCTTAGCATCAATCATCCCTTTCATTCCCCCTTCCCTCTCCTCCTCCGAGACCCCCGCATTCTGCCTCCTCCACGACTCCGAAACCGCCGCCCAAATCTCCAAAATCCTCCGTCAACCCGACTCTGGTTCCGGCGACAACAACCTCTGCCGCTGGCTTTACGACACTTTCCAATCCTCCGAACCCGAACTCCACCTCATCGTCCTCCGATTTTTACCCATAGTCGCCGGCGTTTATCTCTCTCGGGTCAATCTCCATAAACCATTAGCCGGATTTGAAGCTGTTTTATTAGCTTTATACGCACACGAAACTTCCTCACGTAATGGCCAAGCAATTACAGTAAATATTCCCGATATATCACATTCAAGCATTTATCACGAAACAAATAAAGTCGCGAAAAACTCAGCCACAGAGCTAAATCTAGCTGTGATTTCTCCGAGTTTAGAACCGTACGGTACGGTAAGATCAATGAAAAGAGCTAGAATTGTTGGTGTTGCATTAGAATTATATTACAGCAAAATCCCACAAATTCCGGTTGAGTCCAAACTTGATTTCTGTGAATTCTGTAAAATATTGTCAGGCCAATATGGCGAAAACGACGAAAATGGGGACGTAAAAAAGAGGATTAATTTGCCATGGGAATTGTTTCAACCGGTTTTAAGGATTTTGGGACATTGTTTAATGGGATATAAGAAGAATGAGAAGTTGAAGGAAGCTGCAATTGGTGCATGTAATTGTCTATATGAAAGAGCTTTGCATGATTTGAATACAAAGGCAATGTTAGCTACTGGTAGTTTAATTAAGCTTGCGAAATTGGATTTGGAATCTGAAGATGTTGATTATACTGAGATCGTAGAGTCCAATACCATTACGCTTTGA